GGTTAGAAAGGGGCCTGATTGTGGGTCTCCCATTTTCCTGaatggtcgaattgtgcaatatctaAATtcatggggcattcggatgtgacagtggcctgatgttagaTGGAATGGGAATATGAGGTTCTAGTCGACCACCTCAGGGGTGGATTGCCATGTAGTGTAGTGAGCACGTCATCACTCCTTCACACTTGCACCTGTCATTCATCTAAGAAAAGGAATGGACTCCCTGGAATATACTGTGTGTCAGCCCACACCATTAGTCGGAGACTAGGACAGGCATACTAGGGGATTATAGTCCCATGCATAGGTTGCCATTGACACCACAaaacaaatggctgcgtttggatTGGTGCTCTGACAGGGATATATGGACTGCTGATGTATGTCATCACATTGTGTTCATCGATAAACTGTGGGCCTGCATTACCCTAGACGACCATCTTCGGTGAGTGTGGCAACAACCTGGGTAGCGGTCCCATTCTTATAATGTTATGGAGAGGAACAACATTGTTATTGCTGGTGTCACAGTTTCAGAAGCCACCAGGTATaatttcaggtcacagctggtagtgactgagtaaACTCTTGACGACACAATGGTACAGCACAAACGTCCTCAAGTGTTACCTCTTGTGCAACAGAACTGTGATGTTATTTATCTACAAGAAAATGCTCACCCACACATGGCATGTGCCTCTATGACGTTTctctgtgatgttgaggtactaccatggccagcaagacccTCAGATCTACCCCCAATGGAACATGTGTGGGACAAGCTCAAACCTCAACTCCTTATcagtgccagtatccaagatatcaaggaccagttacaacagctgtgagtcagcttgcctcacaatggctttatgacacccttcccaagcaAATCAGTGTAAGCATCCAGGCCAGATGAGGTGAAACACTATACTGGTGAAACACTCATACTGCTATGTTCCTTACGAATTTGattcagttttgtaatcactgaaataatatcacatatctTCCCAGggggtgaagtttcattttgtaccCTCCTCTCCTAATgggtactgccccccccccctcctcctcctcctttctttaGGCAGAGTAAAGAAATCTGTGGGTGGAATTTGTTAtgagtccaatgtaggtgttgtgGAACCCAGAGACAGGTCTATTGCACAATCACACTTCTGGGATACAATTTACTCagtgaaaaaaactgaataaagtgCACTGAACTAAGAGCAGGTTACAGTGACAAATGAGGGTTTTCCATTTAAATCCAGTCATTCActggtaggctaatttactgatttctctctcttaTAGACATGTAGAAAGTAAGTGCATAATCCTGCAGATGAAGCTGAACCATACAGGTGACAATGGAACAGTCATGTTCTACTTAAAACACCATCCATTCCATGTCAATGCTGAAACAATCTTTGAATAAATCTACTCCAATGTGCACTGTCACATCACTTAATCCACACTTAAGATTATTTCAGTACTTTTGCCTTTGCAAACAAGTTTCAACATAAAACTCAGCGACATTTGAAGATTTGTATCAACTGTTGATATCACAAGAAAAGGATTAAATTCTTGTATCACATGTTTGTGGTCTCATTTAAATAGCAGAAAAGGTTATCACAACAGCAACTATGTTTTGCTTTAATTGAAATATAATTACTCTGATGTTTCTTTTGTAAACCAGTTCTGTAGTGGAATGCATGAGAAATGTTCACAAAAATAATTCACTGCACTTTATTGTTTTACATGCATAAACAAAGTTCTTACGAGAAATCAGTGAGAATCATTATACGGTAACTCGTGCCTGCATGTTATGAATAACATATAAAGGAAAAAACCTATAGTTCAACACAAACAACGTTTTTGACTGGCACAATCTATATAAACAACAAATTGCCTCAATGTGTGTTATTTAACTGCTTCCTTACTTTTACCTGGCATTACTTCATATTCATCATACTTTGGAAATGATTCCATTCCTTTAACCTCTTTATCTAAAACTCCAggatctttctttccttcttttcttgCAAGTTCTGCagcatttttctttttcagttccaTAAGGGCAACACtgcgcataatttcctcttccatcGGTGGTGCTGTTCTTCGTCCTCGGAGCCATGCTTCCCATTCTGCTGGAATTTCTTGCTCAAAGTTATCTTTCACAGCTGGTTCAAACCAGCGTGAAGCTTTTCTCTTGCCAACGCTTGGATTGGCCGGTATCTCGAAATATTTATTTCCTAAGTAATCTGTTCCTACTGCAGTTCCTCTTATCTGTCGTGGCTTTAGGGACTGGATGAAATTCTTGAATATCATTCCAATAATGCTTCTACCTTCTTTAGCCATCCCGTACCTGTTGTGGAGGAATATACATATATCGGCAATTGTACAAATCTACAGGCAAAACTTGACATTACATACAAGTTAACTTTATGCTACAGAAAAGATGAaagttttatattttgttttcaaaaGTTATCATCACGGAGACATTCGCAACTACAAATAACTACCTGAAGTGCAGCTATTAAAATGCAGAATAGGGAACATTAGTTTGACAACTGCTACACTCAAGTACTACCAAATTGATACTAATGTTATATCAACGAATAATGTAGATGGACATAGCAGATGGAAAGGATTTCCCATGAAAGTAgtgcaaaataatttttcaaatgaaaGCATAAAAAGCCTTTTTAGAATGATGAGACAGATTAGAAAGGAAGCAGAGACTTGGACTCGCCTGAGAGGGAGAAAGCGAAATATTTTTATAACATTAAATTAGGGCAAATGTCAACAACTACGAGTGGAGGATACTTAACAATGAATGGCTTTTATATATATGATGAGACTCTACACGAAAAGTTCTTGGATGAGCAGCTGGATTGCCATTCCCGACAAGAACAAAATTTTAAGAACAGACAAGGGTTACATCAAGTGCACTGATGTAAAGAGGCTCATAAATGGAAAATCTGAATAGATACACATTTAGCATTGTTCCCACCAACAGCTTCATGTTTGTGGCGTACGAAGAATAACTATTATTTGATGTAAGTCACAAAATGAAGCTGTTTGCATCTGTGCAGGAGATCTGTGAACTTTGAAATGTATTAGACTATAAAAGTCAATGTCTTGGTCCCATGCTGCTTTACTAAAACTGATCACTGGTTTGCAGCCATTATCAGATCtaaaaatgataaaatataaacaaaaacatatcaacagACTTGTAAAACAAGAGAATGGACTTATTAAATGCACAAATAACGTGAACAAGTTACCTACTGATTACAGCAGTGACAAGAAGGTTCTGAGTCAATACGTAGAAAAACAGGTGCAGTGATGaagtaaaagttacaatgactgtcACTCGTGAAATACCACTTACACAcaactgaaagagagagagaaaattatagTAAAGTTCAATCATtccaaattattaatttgcaaatgCTTCTTGTGGAAGACAAAACTTATTTATTGCAAGTATTTTTCTTCGTTCTGTCACTGAGAAATGCTGCTACGGACTTCCTATCAAAGTATAGCAGCACCTGACTACAATATATGAATGGAATATCTTTAAACAAACTCGAAACAGCAATATTCATTCACTGACATGTTTTATTAAATctattttcataacaaaattaactTTAACCCCCTGTGACACAGCTCAGACAAAACTAAGCTAATCAACAAGTCCCATGCAGACAAAGCTGCTGAAGCATCTCTATTGTTTTAACAATGACAACAAGCGCAAGTGTTATTGAAGATAATATTTTAACTGATTGACAATTAGAAATCATATTTAAGAAATTAGTGCACCATGATGCACATAGCAGAGTAAAACCTTACAATCCATAATAAGATTTAATAGATTCATGTACTTTCCAAAACAAGACTTGTATCATGAGTGTTTCTAACAATTAGTATTACAAATTCTTAATATTAGATATAATTAGATTGTAATTTTTCTTGCCTTCATTTGCGCCCATTCCTTTTATATTTTACATCTTTTTCTGTACGTTTTTCTATttcaatttatataaaaaattcaaaTTACCACACACGTGTTTATCCATCAATTATATACTTGATATTATCAAATTTTTGTAAAGTTGCTATTAAGGAAATCTGCATATAATCTGTTGAATAATAGTATAAGCAGAAAAATCAAATGTGTTCATATACATTTACATGAATAATGGAATTTGATGTTCATCGTGTTGTTTAGTAAACTGGTGCATCATGATCCACAATTCTTGGGTCTTGATAAATCTGTTACATTAcacgtcgagagagagagagagaggggtgtgtgtgtgtgtgtgtgtgtgtgtgtgtgtgtgtttgttttgtagaCAAAAGTAACATATATCTTTCTAAAATATGGCATAATCTGTATTTGTAAAAATAGATAATAAATTTAATATGTGTAAAAGCCATAAATCCACCCTTGTTGAACTCGAGCGTACTCATTTGCAAATGAGAACATtacgtacagttcataccaacaaaaaagcgattcggaaagagaagacataCAATTTACAGGAAGCATTCCTATTCACAAACCCGTGGGGGCAGCTTCTACTTCCACAAGCAATAACATTGATGAAAGTTTAATCAAACACAGACAATTCCCAGTATTTAACGCGAAAAAGAAGACAGTGCAACCGGTAATCTTCATAAAAGGATTCCGAAATGTATTACCGAGTGCCTGGGATGAAGGCCAAAAATTTAAGTAgcttaaaaacaatttaaaaagtacTTGAAGGCTGTATTTATATAGTTGGTTCATAAAGGTATCATATGAAAAGCAGTACATCGCATCTAAGCTGACACCCAACTTTACATCTGATAACATCAAAATGGAGCCATTGTACTGAAAGTaagacaatttaaaataaacttgaAAGCATGAATTATAAATGTAAGTTTATCTGAACTAAAATGTAAGAGAGTGAATAGTGACATAAAGATGGAATTAAAACTGATACAGCATAACACGCAGCACACTAATTTGTAAGATTCTATGAGCCACACCCACATCAAATTCACATAGCGAATTAACAACCATGGTACACAGGTCAGCCCGAGTTTGGTTCCTACATAGTTTCCCGCACTCATTTAGGAAAATTCTGAGCTGATTCCCAAATTATGCCTCAGAATACGaaacaaaaattgttaaaatatgATAACACGCAGAGCAAAGTTTACACAATTCACTGACAGATGGAGCACATGTTGATGACTGTGGTGTCACGAAGAGCTTTCAGTCACAAAGTTTATTAGTAAAAGTCaccaaaatgtgaaaaaaatgaagCCTGTACGAGACAGGATGACactagggaaaagaaagaaagaaagaaaaatacatattATAGAATATATTCAAAATGTATAAAAGTTACTCCTCTCTCCATCTTTTAATGCATGTGTTATGTGCATGTATGTATAACTACACTGGCAAAGAAAATTACTACACCTGGAAAGACAACGTCAATTTGGAACTGATGATGGCCACATGCCTCTGGGAGATAGTAGATGTAATGATAATGGTTCAACATTGTCCACCAACAGACAGTGTAGTGGCTTACCTATCAGAGTACCATCTGTGTCtaatctttaatagggaatgctcacagccagagggCTCAGTTCAGTGCAAACATTTGAAGTCAGCTGGCAACCACATCACAGAgatgcactcatgcttcctacaacCGAGCGAGTGAGCTTGAAAGGAGCCAAATTGTGGCCTTttgagtggcaggatggtcctttcggagaattgccagacGAGTTTTGGACacgctgtgtcagttgtgcaatgatgctggtatcctgtgaacattctcacactcatAGATGATGTTCCGGCTGTCCACATAGTGCAGATGTCTGCCAGAATTGCCATATTGTAAGAGCAACAGTGGCAGATCACACAGCTACCACAGCaaaggtaagagggcttgtgagcccacatgtgtcaacacgaactgttgcaaactggttattagcagtaggACTACGGGCACATACACCTATAGCCCTTCTTCCACTCATGTCACGGCACCAACATGCACGGCTTGACTGGTGCTGTCAATCACTTGGATGACAGATTGGtgtgccgtggtcttcagcgatgacagcagattctgcctgcacataAGTGATGGTCATTTGTGCATATGACATACTTGTCGAAcgctgtctcatagagtgcattgGTTGAAGATACACTGGCCCCATCACAGGCCTTATTTATAGTctggggtgtgataagctacaactctcattcagttttggtgtttctggagaggtGCTTGGTAtttgcagaatattgttagacccgttcttgcaACACAAAGGTGATGCATTATTCCAGCAGGGTAATACTCCCCCACGCACTGCCTGTGAAATTCAACATGCTCTGCAAAATgttcagcaacttccctggccagcacaatctctgaatttgtctccaatcgagcacatatgggatatgacggaacgagaagtgactcatgtgaCTTATCAACCAACAACTCCTACAGATCTACACGAACAAGATGAGCAGGCATGGCATAATGTATCCCACAATAGTATTCTTTATCTTTAGATCATCCGGATGCCAGAGTCAGCTTCTGTACTGCCACCTGTGACAGCTACATAACATActcatatgggtgtttcagcatgggttgataACAGGTATCACAGAACTTCGCACAATTGATTTTCTCCAGATGCAAGATTTCTCGGCACGGTGACATCCCCTGGCCTTCCGCCTACCCCCAGATATCAGCctctgtgactttttcctttgcGTTTATCTTAAGTGAAAAGGGCACGTCACAAAGACACAAACCCTCAAAGCTTTGAAAAATGCCATCGGAAATGAAACTGAAACCATAGCAGATGACATGTTGCAGCAAGTGGTGATGAACTTCAAGTACTGCCTTGACAAACGACTTGCCAGTGAAGATCGACATTTGTACAACACTATTTTCCACCCTTGATTTGTTTTCCTTCTGttaataaaatttttgaagttgcTCTATACATTGTGCTTACTTTCAAACATGTAGGATCAAAAGTGAAAATTTGACAAGATTTTAAAATTGATCTGTTTCACATCCATCAGCCTGTCTTTCAATTGTCTGTAACAGGTACTTTACTAGTAGCCTTTACTTTATCTTTAAATTTACAATATCTACTTTTGTTCTTTTATATGTTGACTGTGTGCCTCCATCTCCCTCACGTACTCACTAGGTAAATAACTCTGCTTATATTTTTGATTTGTGTGTTCTCACTTATAGATCTGATGGTGGTTGCAAAGCCAAACAGGTAATCTTTTTTAAGTAGTGTGTCACCAAGACATTGGATTTTATAATCTAATTTGATGTTTGTCCTTATACTTCAAAAGTTGAGTACCACTATGATTTATTCATGCTCCGACAGCGAGTTCACATCTGTATAATGCCATTTGCATATGCATATTCTTTATTGAAAGATAAGCTTTAAAACATCTCATGACAAAAACGACTCTCGTCCACTTGCCCATTCCCCCTAGTGTCTAATGGTAGTAAACTCATACATAACTGTTAGACCTTCCTTGAACAAGAAAGCCCACTACAATTTTTGATTTACTGCTATAAAAATTGGGCGAATTAAAAAGAATCTGATGATAAAAGGGTGCAGCTATATATGTTTGTGCAACTTGAAAGCCCATAAcaatacataccacataaatttcTGACACTGATGATGGAGTCTGGATAATACAATAAAAGCAGAGGGCATAGTTCCACCAGACATAATTATGAGAATTATGATCAGTTATCTAGCTTCTGAGTAACGGTTACTGATTACCTCCTCCCTGCATGGATTTTAATCGAATGTTTCCCAAACATCAAACAATAACTATCtgcaaaattaaacaaaatatgGTGCCTTACCTAATACTTTGCCACCGCTATGACATTTCTGACAGCTCCACCTCATCCAAGAGACAAGACAACAACCTTTTTCCATCTTGTATTATCAACATCTCTTGCTTGTTCTGATTGTGTGGTAACCAAGCTACTGTGCAACATCTCTAATCTATGCTTCAGGCAAATCTAGTGAATATGCATAGTCTACATAAAATGCATTCCAACAAACTCGTGGCATACTTGTCCCAACTGCAGAACAATTGAACATGGGCATTACACACTCTACTACTTATGCATGGTTGGTCCCCCCATCCTTAGTAAATAAACTCTATTGTCATGATAGTAAGGTTGGTGATGAGGGGGTTCCATATCCTCCATATGTGTAGTAGCTCAAAATAAAgtttaaagcactgcagtaagTTCATTTACAGTAAGCTGGAGTGCTAAATAAGATCACATTGTGGTTACTTAAATGCACCAGTCAATTTATCCACAACTTCCAACAGTAAGCCCTCCTCACCCACGACATTTCCCTCATTTGAAGAGACGAGTGGAGATTGGAGCTCATATTTGTGATGATTACATGCATTTGCACTTCGAGGATTACCAGGTGCTTGAACTAAAGGTTCTGTACTCCTTCCCTAAGATAGATTTCGAAACATGAATTTCTGGAGTTAGCTCCACTAATGAACCCAGCAGCCAGTACAATCATACTGGGCCTGGACCTACATGGCTTACATTGCAAAAACCCTGAGCATCAAAGGTCCCAAGTAGACACTCTTACATACTGCATCTTCATCCAGTTGGCTCCTTACAGAGAAGACTGCAGAATGCCTAAAGTTTCAAGAATCCTATTGATCACTGTCATTTTTAGCATAGTCCGATACCTCAacaatgtcttgttgacaaatAAGCATTAACAGCTGTCCTTCCCCACAGTATTTCACACAAAATGACTAAACTCGTTACTTGCAGATTGTAACCAATTCTATGACCAACTTCGTCTTCAGAGTAGATATCTTCAGTCTCTTTGGACTTGTAGTTAAGGATTCCATCAATTCTGTTTTCAATAAAATATCTTACCTGACTTTGGAGGACCACAGCCAAAAATTTATGGAAATCTTCTCTTTGGAGTAAGGATGCATAGCAGATTACAAAGTTCAACGATATGGAAAGTATAGACTGCtaccaccatatagtggaggtgctgagtcacagatgaGCACAGTGAAAATGACTGCTAAAATATTAAATCTTTTGGACAAAATCCCTTTTTCTACACTACAAAACACATACATGGCCACTCTCTCAGGGCACTAGTGTGTGACTGGCATCTGACAGAGTAGGGTTCTACTTGATGGGTGGTGGGGATAAGCAGGTGGTGTGAGGTGGGAAGAGATATCAGAGTATAGGTGGGAGAAGATGCCAGTGCTACTGGCGAAGCATGCAGCGATTTGATGGGGACAGAATAGAGCTGCTGGAGGCTGGGCTGTGGGATGGGAGAGTGTGGGAACTGCAAGTGCACAATCAATGCACAATTCATCACTGGTTGTTACCATTTGACGAACAGAGCAATTGGCAAAACTAGCAGAAGGAGAGTGCTTCGCCAAAATATATTTGATCAATAACTTTTTTACATAACATAAAAGGACAGTTATCCTTCAGGGAAAACGAATAATTCATACCCCTTCTGTGGCAGGATGTACATATCTGTTAATTAGTTTTCCAGAGAGGTGTTCTGTTCAATCAGGCAAGAGAATATGACAAAGCATTTTATACACTAAAGAATAATTTAAGACCTGTGTCATGGCTGGCAACATTTCCTTTTGGAAAGCTCATAACCAGGGTGTTGAAGTACAGTGTTAGAGCTGTGTTAGTGCCGAAATATACCTATGCATCAATGCGGCCTATCATGTTTGCATCCAAAACTTTAATTTTGATGGAGCTAAACAATCTGCAAGTTGAAAAGAATGCCCTAGTCATTGCTaacacctttaaaaaattaaatgttttttcaATACAAGACTGAATTCCACTTTGGAACACACAGGTGGCTTTCAGAAAAACTCGTTCAAAGATTACAGAGGGATGTCCTCTTTCTTAGTGCATACCACTATGAGAGCTACAACAAACCTAAGCCTAGCAAACGAACATGAATGCACCAACATGACAGCCAGAGTGCTCTAGACTGGACATCTGGTATCCAACTTGGACGGATACCAGCAACGGTCATCGCTACATGCAGATTCACTGTCAACACTAATCTGATGGCACTGAACTTGCGCAGCATCAGAGCCAGTGGCACACTCAAAGGACAAGCAATGAGGAGCCCCTTTCACAGAGGCAGAGGCAGCAGGTACCACATCCACAGCCATCACTGCAGTAGCTGCTGCCTCCACTCTAACATCCAGCATCTATATACGCCTGGGCCAAATTGGGAACACCAGTGTCAAGATGAAGCACACCCGCACCAATCAGTTGGCTTTCAGATGACTTCACATGTTTCACACACCGTGGTACCACTGCGCCTGGAAAAACTGTTGGAACTTCAGGACATAAAGACATACCAATGAAGAAATAGGGTTCACATTTGCCTGATGGTGAAATTTTACTGAGGTTGCCAATCATCCCAGATATCGTCACAGTGCTGATGCGACCCAATGACTTAGGCAGGATGCTTCCATCATGCTTAGTGATTTGAGCTGGCTTTACGATGGAGCTATCACAGGATGGAGCATTTCTGGCCCTGCACACAGGCTACAGCAGACAGACAACTCACGGCTCAACCAGATGACAATGCATTTAGTAGTGCTATTTATTATGTTGCAAGAGTTTGTGTATTTTTTGATCATCAGTGAAATTTAATTAACTTGTAATTTAGTTTACCACTGCAGTTGCTTTATTCACTCAATTCACATGGCCGATGCTGTCTACTTGTCTTTCTAAGTGAGTCCCTGACTGATTAGTCAGtaaaactgttcattattttacaGTTTGTACTAGTAGGAAATGGATAGGGATAGTGCTTGTTGTATGGGGACACAGGTGAATTGGCCACTGTCTGGAAACAGGCAGAAGCTGCATTGCCACGATCAATAGGCCTCAAGCTTCTGCCCCATGCTGCATCAATGTTCAGGCACCAGTGGTGACAGCAGCAAAATCTCTGGTGCCGCTGGAATCCTCTGGTAACACCGTCACTGCATCTTCAAATGTGCACCATTTGAACACTTCCTCCTGATTCGAGGTTGAGTGAGAGACCATCATGGTCAGAAGCCAAAAGTGGGAACTGGTCATGCATCTGCCCCTTACACCTTAGCAACATGTACGAGATGCTGCACTGTGCCGATAACACATCTTAGCCGTAATAGGATGCTTCACTTGTTGGGCCAGTGATAGATTTTCCTACTATATCcaacaatcacagagggtgggtttgttgGTCATTGGGAGCTCCATCATAAATGCTGATTATGAAGTCCCACATGGAAATAGCAGGCAAGTTAGGGAAATAATCCATCTACTATCAATATGCTTGCTAGGAGATCCTGTCCAGGCTGAACCGGCTGCAGCTAGTGGAAAATGTCGACACAAATGACCCTTGCCCTCTGGGTTCTGAGGTTGTCCTTGACTCCTTCAGGTAGTTGGCTGTATTAGCAAAGGCAgctaccatcacatgtggagtgtaAGCATGGTTCACCATTTGCTGTGTCACATTCGAAATCACCCTGGTCCTCTTGTTTGGTGCTGGCTGGAAagcctaaaccagaggctcagagggTTTTGAAACAATTTCAGGTGTAAATTTTTCAACCTCTGATATCAGGCAGAGAGCTGTAGAGTCCCCTTAATAGGTCAAGAATGCATtatacaaaggaagcagctactcaggtagcacaGTACATGTGGCATGCACATAGGTTGGAAAGCAGCTATTCGGGTAACATAGTGCATGTCGCAAgtacatgactttttttttttagttacaggAAACCCTCCTTAGGGTCAATGATAAAGTGCCTGCCAAAATTGAAAGACAGATCCACCACATTATTTTCAGAGGAGAACTTTAGACCTTGCAGATtggaaatatgaaatgataatgtGTTATTAGTAAACTACTAGAGTATCCATGGAAAGTCCAAGAATTAGTCTCATTTATTAAATGTATAAGAAACAGAAAGTGGGCTCAAACAGGAAGTGAAAAACAGCAAAAtactaaattcagattggaatataCCACACCACAATCTACCAAGAATAGCCTAGGCATCAAAGGTGACAGCATAATTTTTTCCGTACAGAACTCTGTAATGTGCAGTGAGGTTATAACAGATTCCTAAGTCTGTATAAAGGTAAGCATCAAGCGTGGGTCAAAAACAGCAATCGTGTGCTTTTATAGATCACCTCCATCTGAAGCTGGAGTGGCCAAGTGCTTCAGAGACAACTTGGAGAATATCACAAGTAAGTTTCTTGATCACGCAATTGTAGTAGAGTGCATTTCAGCTTGCCAGTTATACAGTGGAAGAATCATGCAATTAAAACTGATGTCAGAGAAAGGGATTCACGTGGATTTGTTCTGAAGGTCTTATCTGAAAATTACTTCAGGCAGATAGTTAAAGATCCAATACCTGTTGGCAATGTCTTAGACCACCTAGTAATTAACAGAGCCAAACTTTCTGAATCAGCTAATATCAAGGAAAGAATCAGTGATCAAAAGGTTATGAGAGAAACAATGACTACtggaaaataaatgttaaaaaaggtaggaagacatTTTTGGTGAAAAAGAGTGATAGAATACAAACTGCAGAGTTTCTAAGTGGTCAACAACAAATATTCAGCTCTTAGAACGAATACGTAAAGCACAACTCAAAAGCAATGTAAAATACGCCTTAGACAAGTATGTACCCAGCAATGTTGTGACGGGTGgaaaaactgcactgtagttcaaTAACAATGTAAGCAAGAGAACAATCTACAATTTGGAGTCAAAGCCTAGTAGACAAACAGAAGATGAACAAAACCCTAACTAGCATGAGGAAAGTGATGCGAGAAGTATTCAATGAATTTTGCAGAATGAGCTGACTAAAAACCCTAAAAAGTTCTGGGATTATTGTATAATCAGCAAACACATCACAGTCATCTCTTTAGTTGCTCAGTGGCCATGGTTTGATTTAGacagaagataac
This Schistocerca nitens isolate TAMUIC-IGC-003100 chromosome 1, iqSchNite1.1, whole genome shotgun sequence DNA region includes the following protein-coding sequences:
- the LOC126262919 gene encoding NADH dehydrogenase [ubiquinone] 1 alpha subcomplex assembly factor 2 is translated as MAKEGRSIIGMIFKNFIQSLKPRQIRGTAVGTDYLGNKYFEIPANPSVGKRKASRWFEPAVKDNFEQEIPAEWEAWLRGRRTAPPMEEEIMRSVALMELKKKNAAELARKEGKKDPGVLDKEVKGMESFPKYDEYEVMPGKSKEAVK